Proteins encoded together in one Mycobacterium simiae window:
- the der gene encoding ribosome biogenesis GTPase Der, which translates to MTQDGTWSDESDWDSVGFDSEDFEELGPAPVVAIVGRPNVGKSTLVNRVLGRREAVVQDVPGVTRDRVSYDALWTGRRFVVQDTGGWEPDAKGLQQLVAEQASVAMRTADAIILVVDATVGATAADEAAARILLRSGKPVFLAANKVDSEKVESDAAALWSLGLGEPHAVSAMHGRGVADLLDEVLASLPEVSEAAPAPGGPRRVALVGKPNVGKSSLLNKLAGDQRSVVHDVAGTTVDPVDSLIELGGKVWRFVDTAGLRRKVGQASGHEFYASVRTHSAIDSAEVVIVLIDASQPLTEQDQRVLSMVIEAGRALVLAFNKWDLVDEDRRELLDREIDLDLVQLQWAPRVNISAKTGRAVQKLVPAMETSLASWDTRIPTGPLNSWLKEVVAATPPPVRGGKQPRILFATQATARPPTFVLFTTGFLEAGYRRFLERRLREAFGFEGSPIRINVRVREKRSAKRR; encoded by the coding sequence GTGACGCAGGACGGCACCTGGTCCGACGAAAGCGACTGGGACTCAGTCGGTTTTGACTCCGAGGACTTTGAAGAGCTCGGCCCGGCGCCGGTGGTGGCGATTGTCGGCCGGCCGAACGTGGGCAAATCGACGCTGGTCAACCGGGTCTTGGGGCGCCGCGAAGCGGTGGTTCAGGACGTTCCGGGGGTGACCCGCGATCGAGTTTCCTACGACGCGCTGTGGACGGGCCGGCGGTTTGTCGTGCAAGACACCGGAGGCTGGGAGCCCGACGCCAAGGGCCTGCAACAGTTGGTGGCCGAGCAGGCGTCGGTGGCGATGCGAACCGCCGACGCGATCATTCTGGTCGTCGACGCCACGGTTGGGGCTACCGCCGCCGACGAGGCCGCCGCCCGAATACTGCTGCGGTCGGGCAAGCCGGTTTTCTTGGCGGCCAACAAGGTTGACAGCGAGAAGGTCGAGTCGGACGCGGCGGCGTTGTGGTCGCTGGGTCTCGGCGAACCGCATGCGGTCAGCGCGATGCATGGGCGCGGTGTGGCGGACCTGCTCGACGAGGTGCTGGCGTCGCTGCCCGAGGTCTCCGAAGCGGCACCGGCGCCCGGCGGTCCACGGCGGGTTGCCCTGGTCGGCAAGCCCAATGTCGGCAAGAGCTCGCTGCTGAACAAGCTGGCCGGTGATCAACGCTCGGTGGTGCACGACGTGGCCGGCACCACGGTCGACCCGGTGGACTCGCTGATCGAATTGGGCGGCAAAGTCTGGCGTTTCGTCGACACCGCGGGCTTGCGCCGCAAGGTCGGGCAGGCCAGCGGTCACGAGTTCTATGCCTCGGTACGCACGCATTCGGCCATCGACTCCGCCGAGGTGGTGATCGTGCTGATCGACGCCTCGCAGCCGCTGACCGAGCAGGATCAGCGGGTGCTCTCGATGGTGATCGAGGCGGGACGGGCCCTGGTGCTGGCCTTCAACAAGTGGGATCTTGTCGACGAGGACCGCCGCGAATTGCTCGACCGCGAGATTGATCTCGACCTGGTGCAGCTGCAGTGGGCACCGCGGGTCAACATCTCCGCCAAGACGGGCCGGGCGGTGCAGAAGTTGGTGCCCGCGATGGAAACCTCGCTCGCCTCCTGGGACACGCGGATCCCGACCGGTCCGCTGAACTCCTGGCTCAAGGAGGTCGTCGCGGCCACGCCACCACCGGTGCGCGGAGGTAAGCAGCCCCGCATTCTGTTCGCCACCCAGGCCACCGCGCGACCGCCGACCTTCGTGCTGTTCACCACCGGCTTCCTGGAAGCCGGCTACCGGCGTTTTCTGGAACGGCGGCTGCGCGAGGCGTTCGGTTTCGAGGGCAGCCCGATCCGGATCAACGTGCGGGTCCGCGAGAAGCGATCCGCCAAGCGCCGCTAA
- the cmk gene encoding (d)CMP kinase, producing MSSGVAVAIDGPAGTGKSSVSKGLAQALRARYLDTGGMYRTVTLAVLRAGVDPADADSVARVAETVQMSVDHHPGGDNYFLDGEDVSAEIRGDRVTGAVSAVSAVPAVRTRLVALQREMAQGPDTVVVEGRDIGTVVLPDAPVKIYLTASAETRARRRNDQNVAAGLADDYVGVLADVRRRDHLDSTRAVSPLRPATDAVIVDTSDMTEAEVIDHLLELVRQRSEAVR from the coding sequence GTGAGCAGCGGTGTCGCGGTGGCGATCGACGGTCCCGCGGGGACCGGAAAGTCATCGGTGTCAAAAGGTTTGGCGCAGGCGCTGCGAGCCCGCTACCTCGATACCGGGGGCATGTACCGGACGGTGACGTTGGCGGTCTTACGCGCCGGGGTTGACCCCGCTGATGCCGACTCGGTCGCCCGGGTCGCGGAGACGGTGCAGATGTCGGTGGATCACCATCCCGGCGGCGATAATTATTTCCTTGATGGAGAGGATGTTTCGGCCGAGATCCGCGGCGATCGGGTGACCGGCGCGGTGTCGGCGGTGTCGGCGGTTCCCGCCGTGCGCACCCGCCTGGTCGCGCTGCAACGGGAGATGGCGCAAGGCCCGGACACTGTCGTCGTTGAGGGTCGCGATATCGGAACCGTGGTTTTGCCCGACGCGCCGGTGAAGATCTATTTGACCGCGTCGGCCGAAACCCGCGCGCGGCGCCGCAACGACCAAAACGTGGCGGCGGGCCTCGCCGACGATTACGTCGGCGTGCTGGCCGACGTGCGCCGCCGCGATCACCTGGATTCCACCCGGGCGGTATCGCCGCTGCGGCCGGCGACCGACGCGGTGATCGTAGACACCAGCGACATGACCGAGGCCGAGGTCATCGACCATCTGCTGGAGTTGGTCAGACAACGAAGCGAGGCAGTGCGGTGA